One region of Carassius carassius chromosome 41, fCarCar2.1, whole genome shotgun sequence genomic DNA includes:
- the LOC132123601 gene encoding unconventional myosin-Ic-like isoform X3: MMTVGSDRIRVMMESALTARDRVGVQDFVLLENHTSEVAFIENLRKRFKENLIYTYIGSVLVSMNPYKELEIYTKQHMERYRGVNFYEVSPHIYAVADNAYRSMRTERRDQCILISGESGAGKTEASKKVLQYYAVTCPASEHVQTVKDRLLQSNPVLEAFGNAKTLRNDNSSRFGKYMDIQFDFKGAPVGGHIINYLLEKSRVVHQSHGERNFHIFYQLIEGGEEDLLRRLGLEKNAQQYQYLVKGNCPKVSSINDRNDWKLVRKALSIIGFTDDEVEELLNIIASVLHLGNVQYGGEDNGSAYITTETQIKYLAKLLGVDGTVLKEALTHKKIIAKGEELMSPLNQEQAASARDALSKAIYGRTFTWLVNKINDSLAFKDDSFNSKSASVIGLLDIYGFEVFQNNSFEQFCINYCNEKLQQLFIELTLKSEQEEYEAEGITWEPVQYFNNKIICDLVEEKFKGIISILDEECLRPGDASDITFLEKLEDTVGGHAHFLTHKLADGKTRKVMGREEFRLIHYAGEVNYNVNGFLDKNNDLLFRNLKEAMCMSENKILTQCFDREELTDKKRPETAATQFKNSLAKLMEILMSKDPSYVRCIKPNDAKQAGRFDEVLIRHQVKYLGLMENLRVRRAGFAYRRRYETFLQRYKSLCPHTWPNWDGRLVDGVSTLVKHLGYKPEEYKLGRTKIFIRFPKTLFATEDALEVKKHSLATKLQSSWKGYSQKTKYRNMRQSAIKVQAWWRAILACRKAKRRRDAANTIRRFIKGFIYRHQPRCPENEYFLDYVRYSFLMKLHRSLPKTVLDKSWPTPPPALIEASEQLRKLCMQNMVWKYCKNINPEWKHQLEQKMVASEIFKDKKDNYPQSVPKLFVGTRLNGEDINPKLQQALGNEKMKYAVPVTKYDRNGYKARNRQLLLMANSAIIVEEAKLKQSIDYSSLKGISVSSLSDGMFVLHVACEDNKQKGDVVLQCEHVIETLTKVAICADKMNSININQGSIKFNMAQGKEGIIDFTSGSELLIAKAKNGHLSVTAPRLNSR; the protein is encoded by the exons ACTGTGGGCAGCGACAGAATCCGGGTCATGATGGAGAGCGCCCTGACAGCCAGGGACCGGGTGGGCGTGCAGGACTTTGTCCTGCTGGAGAACCACACCAGCGAGGTGGCGTTCATTGAGAACCTCCGCAAACGCTTCAAGGAGAACCTCATTTAT ACGTACATTGGCTCTGTGCTGGTGTCCATGAACCCCTATAAAGAGCTGGAGATCTACACTAAACAGCACATGGAGCGATACAGGGGTGTCAATTTCTATGAAGTCTCACCTCACAT TTATGCCGTGGCTGATAATGCGTATCGCTCCATGCGGACTGAGAGACGAGATCAGTGCATCCTCATCTCAGGTGAGAGTGGTGCTGGCAAGACCGAAGCCTCCAAAAAGGTTCTGCAGTACTACGCCGTCACCTGCCCAGCCAGTGAGCATGTGCAGACTGTCAAAGATCGCCTGCTGCAGTCCAACCCTGTGCTGGAG GCCTTTGGAAATGCCAAAACTCTACGTAATGACAATTCCAGTCGCTTTGGGAAATACATGGACATTCAGTTCGACTTCAAA GGTGCTCCAGTAGGAGGTCACATCATTAACTACCTGTTGGAGAAATCACGTGTCGTGCACCAGAGCCACGGCGAGAGGAACTTTCACATCTTTTATCAGCTTATCGAGGGAGGAGAGGAAGATCTGCTGAGGAGACTGGGCCTGGAGAAGAATGCCCAACAGTACCAGTATCTGGTGAAG ggtAACTGTCCCAAAGTGAGCTCCATAAATGACCGCAATGACTGGAAGTTAGTGAGGAAAGCCCTGAGCATCATTGGCTTCACCGATGATGAAGTAGAG GAGCTTTTGAACATTATTGCCAGTGTGCTACACTTGGGGAATGTTCAGTACGGCGGAGAGGACAATGGCAGTGCCTACATCACCACAGAGACACAGATTAAATACTTAGCCAAG TTGTTAGGTGTGGACGGCACTGTTCTTAAGGAGGCTCTAACACATAAAAAGATCATTGCCAAAGGAGAAGAG CTGATGAGTCCTTTAAATCAAGAGCAGGCTGCTTCAGCACGGGACGCCTTATCTAAAGCAATATACGGTCGTACTTTTACTTGGCTGGTCAACAAAATTAATGACTCTCTGGCCTTCAAG GATGATTCATTCAACAGTAAGAGCGCTTCCGTCATTGGTCTACTGGACATCTATGGTTTTGAGGTATTTCAGAACAACAG TTTTGAGCAGTTTTGTATCAACTATTGTAATGAGAAGCTGCAGCAGCTCTTCATTGAACTGACTCTGAAGTCGGAGCAGGAGGAATATGAAGCCGAGGGAATTACG TGGGAGCCAGTGCAATATTTTAACAACAAGATCATTTGTGATCTTGTGGAGGAAAAGTTTAAAGGAATCATTTCCATCTTG GATGAAGAGTGTCTCCGGCCTGGAGATGCCAGTGACATCACCTTCCTGGAGAAGCTTGAGGACACTGTCGGTGGCCACGCACACTTCCTAAC TCACAAGCTGGCTGATGGAAAAACCCGTAAAGTGATGGGTCGTGAGGAGTTCAGATTGATCCACTACGCAGGAGAAGTCAACTACAATGTGAACG GCTTCCTGGACAAAAACAATGATCTCCTTTTCAGAAACCTGAAAGAG GCCATGTGTATGTCCGAAAATAAAATCCTCACTCAGTGTTTTGACCGAGAAGAACTCACAGACAAGAAACGCCCAGAGacg GCAGCAACTCAGTTCAAGAACAGCCTGGCGAAGTTGATGGAAATCCTGATGTCTAAGGATCCGTCTTACGTGCGCTGCATCAAGCCTAATGATGCCAAGCAAGCAG GGCGTTTTGATGAAGTCCTCATCAGGCACCAAGTAAAATACCTTGGTCTGATGGAAAATCTTCGGGTGAGGAGAGCTGGCTTTGCATACCGCCGTCGCTACGAGACCTTCCTGCAGAG GTATAAATCCTTGTGTCCACACACCTGGCCAAACTGGGATGGCCGTCTGGTCGATGGAGTGTCCACACTCGTCAAGCACCTCGGCTACAAACCTGAGGAGTACAAACTCGGCCG gaCCAAAATATTCATCCGCTTCCCCAAAACCTTGTTTGCAACCGAAGATGCACTAGAAGTCAAAAAACACAGCCTTG CTACCAAACTGCAGTCATCCTGGAAAGGCTACAGTCAAAAAACCAAATACCGTAACATGCGACAATCAGCTATCAAGGTCCAAGCCTGGTGGAGAGCTATTCTGGCCTGCAGAAAAGCAAAGCGTAGGAGAGATGCTGCCAACACCATCCGCAG GTTCATCAAAGGCTTCATCTACCGTCACCAGCCACGTTGCCCAGAGAATGAATACTTCCTGGATTACGTTCGATACTCCTTCCTAATGAAGTTGCACAGGAGCCTGCCCAAAACTGTTTTAGATAAGAGCTGGCCAACACCACCCCCCGCCCTCATTGAG GCTTCAGAGCAGCTCCGAAAACTCTGCATGCAGAACATGGTGTGGAAGTACTGCAAGAATATCAACCCGGAATGGAAACACCAG TTGGAGCAGAAGATGGTTGCAAGTGAAATCTTTAAGGACAAGAAGGACAACTACCCACAAAGCGTCCCAAAACTTTTTGTGGGCACAAGGCTCA atGGCGAGGACATCAACCCTAAATTGCAACAGGCTCTGGGGAATGAGAAGATGAAG TATGCTGTTCCAGTGACTAAATATGATAGAAACGGATACAAAGCACGCAACCGACAACTCCTGCTCATGGCAAACAGTGCCATCATTGTGGAGGAGGCAAAGCTCAAACAGTCTATCGACTACAGCTCACTGAAAG GGATTTCTGTCAGCTCTCTGAGTGACGGCATGTTTGTTCTCCATGTCGCTTGTGAAGACAATAAGCAGAAA GGTGATGTGGTGCTTCAGTGTGAGCATGTCATTGAGACGTTAACCAAAGTGGCCATCTGCGCTGACAAGATGAACAGCATTAACATTAACCAGGGAAg TATAAAGTTCAACATGGCACAAGGAAAAGAAGGGATCATAGATTTTACATCTGGCTCAGAGTTACTGATAGCCAAAGCTAAGAATGGACACCTTTCTGTG ACTGCCCCTCGCCTCAACTCAAGATGA
- the LOC132123601 gene encoding unconventional myosin-Ic-like isoform X4, giving the protein MMESALTARDRVGVQDFVLLENHTSEVAFIENLRKRFKENLIYTYIGSVLVSMNPYKELEIYTKQHMERYRGVNFYEVSPHIYAVADNAYRSMRTERRDQCILISGESGAGKTEASKKVLQYYAVTCPASEHVQTVKDRLLQSNPVLEAFGNAKTLRNDNSSRFGKYMDIQFDFKGAPVGGHIINYLLEKSRVVHQSHGERNFHIFYQLIEGGEEDLLRRLGLEKNAQQYQYLVKGNCPKVSSINDRNDWKLVRKALSIIGFTDDEVEELLNIIASVLHLGNVQYGGEDNGSAYITTETQIKYLAKLLGVDGTVLKEALTHKKIIAKGEELMSPLNQEQAASARDALSKAIYGRTFTWLVNKINDSLAFKDDSFNSKSASVIGLLDIYGFEVFQNNSFEQFCINYCNEKLQQLFIELTLKSEQEEYEAEGITWEPVQYFNNKIICDLVEEKFKGIISILDEECLRPGDASDITFLEKLEDTVGGHAHFLTHKLADGKTRKVMGREEFRLIHYAGEVNYNVNGFLDKNNDLLFRNLKEAMCMSENKILTQCFDREELTDKKRPETAATQFKNSLAKLMEILMSKDPSYVRCIKPNDAKQAGRFDEVLIRHQVKYLGLMENLRVRRAGFAYRRRYETFLQRYKSLCPHTWPNWDGRLVDGVSTLVKHLGYKPEEYKLGRTKIFIRFPKTLFATEDALEVKKHSLATKLQSSWKGYSQKTKYRNMRQSAIKVQAWWRAILACRKAKRRRDAANTIRRFIKGFIYRHQPRCPENEYFLDYVRYSFLMKLHRSLPKTVLDKSWPTPPPALIEASEQLRKLCMQNMVWKYCKNINPEWKHQLEQKMVASEIFKDKKDNYPQSVPKLFVGTRLNGEDINPKLQQALGNEKMKYAVPVTKYDRNGYKARNRQLLLMANSAIIVEEAKLKQSIDYSSLKGISVSSLSDGMFVLHVACEDNKQKGDVVLQCEHVIETLTKVAICADKMNSININQGSIKFNMAQGKEGIIDFTSGSELLIAKAKNGHLSVTAPRLNSR; this is encoded by the exons ATGATGGAGAGCGCCCTGACAGCCAGGGACCGGGTGGGCGTGCAGGACTTTGTCCTGCTGGAGAACCACACCAGCGAGGTGGCGTTCATTGAGAACCTCCGCAAACGCTTCAAGGAGAACCTCATTTAT ACGTACATTGGCTCTGTGCTGGTGTCCATGAACCCCTATAAAGAGCTGGAGATCTACACTAAACAGCACATGGAGCGATACAGGGGTGTCAATTTCTATGAAGTCTCACCTCACAT TTATGCCGTGGCTGATAATGCGTATCGCTCCATGCGGACTGAGAGACGAGATCAGTGCATCCTCATCTCAGGTGAGAGTGGTGCTGGCAAGACCGAAGCCTCCAAAAAGGTTCTGCAGTACTACGCCGTCACCTGCCCAGCCAGTGAGCATGTGCAGACTGTCAAAGATCGCCTGCTGCAGTCCAACCCTGTGCTGGAG GCCTTTGGAAATGCCAAAACTCTACGTAATGACAATTCCAGTCGCTTTGGGAAATACATGGACATTCAGTTCGACTTCAAA GGTGCTCCAGTAGGAGGTCACATCATTAACTACCTGTTGGAGAAATCACGTGTCGTGCACCAGAGCCACGGCGAGAGGAACTTTCACATCTTTTATCAGCTTATCGAGGGAGGAGAGGAAGATCTGCTGAGGAGACTGGGCCTGGAGAAGAATGCCCAACAGTACCAGTATCTGGTGAAG ggtAACTGTCCCAAAGTGAGCTCCATAAATGACCGCAATGACTGGAAGTTAGTGAGGAAAGCCCTGAGCATCATTGGCTTCACCGATGATGAAGTAGAG GAGCTTTTGAACATTATTGCCAGTGTGCTACACTTGGGGAATGTTCAGTACGGCGGAGAGGACAATGGCAGTGCCTACATCACCACAGAGACACAGATTAAATACTTAGCCAAG TTGTTAGGTGTGGACGGCACTGTTCTTAAGGAGGCTCTAACACATAAAAAGATCATTGCCAAAGGAGAAGAG CTGATGAGTCCTTTAAATCAAGAGCAGGCTGCTTCAGCACGGGACGCCTTATCTAAAGCAATATACGGTCGTACTTTTACTTGGCTGGTCAACAAAATTAATGACTCTCTGGCCTTCAAG GATGATTCATTCAACAGTAAGAGCGCTTCCGTCATTGGTCTACTGGACATCTATGGTTTTGAGGTATTTCAGAACAACAG TTTTGAGCAGTTTTGTATCAACTATTGTAATGAGAAGCTGCAGCAGCTCTTCATTGAACTGACTCTGAAGTCGGAGCAGGAGGAATATGAAGCCGAGGGAATTACG TGGGAGCCAGTGCAATATTTTAACAACAAGATCATTTGTGATCTTGTGGAGGAAAAGTTTAAAGGAATCATTTCCATCTTG GATGAAGAGTGTCTCCGGCCTGGAGATGCCAGTGACATCACCTTCCTGGAGAAGCTTGAGGACACTGTCGGTGGCCACGCACACTTCCTAAC TCACAAGCTGGCTGATGGAAAAACCCGTAAAGTGATGGGTCGTGAGGAGTTCAGATTGATCCACTACGCAGGAGAAGTCAACTACAATGTGAACG GCTTCCTGGACAAAAACAATGATCTCCTTTTCAGAAACCTGAAAGAG GCCATGTGTATGTCCGAAAATAAAATCCTCACTCAGTGTTTTGACCGAGAAGAACTCACAGACAAGAAACGCCCAGAGacg GCAGCAACTCAGTTCAAGAACAGCCTGGCGAAGTTGATGGAAATCCTGATGTCTAAGGATCCGTCTTACGTGCGCTGCATCAAGCCTAATGATGCCAAGCAAGCAG GGCGTTTTGATGAAGTCCTCATCAGGCACCAAGTAAAATACCTTGGTCTGATGGAAAATCTTCGGGTGAGGAGAGCTGGCTTTGCATACCGCCGTCGCTACGAGACCTTCCTGCAGAG GTATAAATCCTTGTGTCCACACACCTGGCCAAACTGGGATGGCCGTCTGGTCGATGGAGTGTCCACACTCGTCAAGCACCTCGGCTACAAACCTGAGGAGTACAAACTCGGCCG gaCCAAAATATTCATCCGCTTCCCCAAAACCTTGTTTGCAACCGAAGATGCACTAGAAGTCAAAAAACACAGCCTTG CTACCAAACTGCAGTCATCCTGGAAAGGCTACAGTCAAAAAACCAAATACCGTAACATGCGACAATCAGCTATCAAGGTCCAAGCCTGGTGGAGAGCTATTCTGGCCTGCAGAAAAGCAAAGCGTAGGAGAGATGCTGCCAACACCATCCGCAG GTTCATCAAAGGCTTCATCTACCGTCACCAGCCACGTTGCCCAGAGAATGAATACTTCCTGGATTACGTTCGATACTCCTTCCTAATGAAGTTGCACAGGAGCCTGCCCAAAACTGTTTTAGATAAGAGCTGGCCAACACCACCCCCCGCCCTCATTGAG GCTTCAGAGCAGCTCCGAAAACTCTGCATGCAGAACATGGTGTGGAAGTACTGCAAGAATATCAACCCGGAATGGAAACACCAG TTGGAGCAGAAGATGGTTGCAAGTGAAATCTTTAAGGACAAGAAGGACAACTACCCACAAAGCGTCCCAAAACTTTTTGTGGGCACAAGGCTCA atGGCGAGGACATCAACCCTAAATTGCAACAGGCTCTGGGGAATGAGAAGATGAAG TATGCTGTTCCAGTGACTAAATATGATAGAAACGGATACAAAGCACGCAACCGACAACTCCTGCTCATGGCAAACAGTGCCATCATTGTGGAGGAGGCAAAGCTCAAACAGTCTATCGACTACAGCTCACTGAAAG GGATTTCTGTCAGCTCTCTGAGTGACGGCATGTTTGTTCTCCATGTCGCTTGTGAAGACAATAAGCAGAAA GGTGATGTGGTGCTTCAGTGTGAGCATGTCATTGAGACGTTAACCAAAGTGGCCATCTGCGCTGACAAGATGAACAGCATTAACATTAACCAGGGAAg TATAAAGTTCAACATGGCACAAGGAAAAGAAGGGATCATAGATTTTACATCTGGCTCAGAGTTACTGATAGCCAAAGCTAAGAATGGACACCTTTCTGTG ACTGCCCCTCGCCTCAACTCAAGATGA
- the LOC132123601 gene encoding unconventional myosin-Ic-like isoform X1 produces MMELRIQLIPTGEIILPPGNNEESCRQSFNTTVGSDRIRVMMESALTARDRVGVQDFVLLENHTSEVAFIENLRKRFKENLIYTYIGSVLVSMNPYKELEIYTKQHMERYRGVNFYEVSPHIYAVADNAYRSMRTERRDQCILISGESGAGKTEASKKVLQYYAVTCPASEHVQTVKDRLLQSNPVLEAFGNAKTLRNDNSSRFGKYMDIQFDFKGAPVGGHIINYLLEKSRVVHQSHGERNFHIFYQLIEGGEEDLLRRLGLEKNAQQYQYLVKGNCPKVSSINDRNDWKLVRKALSIIGFTDDEVEELLNIIASVLHLGNVQYGGEDNGSAYITTETQIKYLAKLLGVDGTVLKEALTHKKIIAKGEELMSPLNQEQAASARDALSKAIYGRTFTWLVNKINDSLAFKDDSFNSKSASVIGLLDIYGFEVFQNNSFEQFCINYCNEKLQQLFIELTLKSEQEEYEAEGITWEPVQYFNNKIICDLVEEKFKGIISILDEECLRPGDASDITFLEKLEDTVGGHAHFLTHKLADGKTRKVMGREEFRLIHYAGEVNYNVNGFLDKNNDLLFRNLKEAMCMSENKILTQCFDREELTDKKRPETAATQFKNSLAKLMEILMSKDPSYVRCIKPNDAKQAGRFDEVLIRHQVKYLGLMENLRVRRAGFAYRRRYETFLQRYKSLCPHTWPNWDGRLVDGVSTLVKHLGYKPEEYKLGRTKIFIRFPKTLFATEDALEVKKHSLATKLQSSWKGYSQKTKYRNMRQSAIKVQAWWRAILACRKAKRRRDAANTIRRFIKGFIYRHQPRCPENEYFLDYVRYSFLMKLHRSLPKTVLDKSWPTPPPALIEASEQLRKLCMQNMVWKYCKNINPEWKHQLEQKMVASEIFKDKKDNYPQSVPKLFVGTRLNGEDINPKLQQALGNEKMKYAVPVTKYDRNGYKARNRQLLLMANSAIIVEEAKLKQSIDYSSLKGISVSSLSDGMFVLHVACEDNKQKGDVVLQCEHVIETLTKVAICADKMNSININQGSIKFNMAQGKEGIIDFTSGSELLIAKAKNGHLSVTAPRLNSR; encoded by the exons ACTGTGGGCAGCGACAGAATCCGGGTCATGATGGAGAGCGCCCTGACAGCCAGGGACCGGGTGGGCGTGCAGGACTTTGTCCTGCTGGAGAACCACACCAGCGAGGTGGCGTTCATTGAGAACCTCCGCAAACGCTTCAAGGAGAACCTCATTTAT ACGTACATTGGCTCTGTGCTGGTGTCCATGAACCCCTATAAAGAGCTGGAGATCTACACTAAACAGCACATGGAGCGATACAGGGGTGTCAATTTCTATGAAGTCTCACCTCACAT TTATGCCGTGGCTGATAATGCGTATCGCTCCATGCGGACTGAGAGACGAGATCAGTGCATCCTCATCTCAGGTGAGAGTGGTGCTGGCAAGACCGAAGCCTCCAAAAAGGTTCTGCAGTACTACGCCGTCACCTGCCCAGCCAGTGAGCATGTGCAGACTGTCAAAGATCGCCTGCTGCAGTCCAACCCTGTGCTGGAG GCCTTTGGAAATGCCAAAACTCTACGTAATGACAATTCCAGTCGCTTTGGGAAATACATGGACATTCAGTTCGACTTCAAA GGTGCTCCAGTAGGAGGTCACATCATTAACTACCTGTTGGAGAAATCACGTGTCGTGCACCAGAGCCACGGCGAGAGGAACTTTCACATCTTTTATCAGCTTATCGAGGGAGGAGAGGAAGATCTGCTGAGGAGACTGGGCCTGGAGAAGAATGCCCAACAGTACCAGTATCTGGTGAAG ggtAACTGTCCCAAAGTGAGCTCCATAAATGACCGCAATGACTGGAAGTTAGTGAGGAAAGCCCTGAGCATCATTGGCTTCACCGATGATGAAGTAGAG GAGCTTTTGAACATTATTGCCAGTGTGCTACACTTGGGGAATGTTCAGTACGGCGGAGAGGACAATGGCAGTGCCTACATCACCACAGAGACACAGATTAAATACTTAGCCAAG TTGTTAGGTGTGGACGGCACTGTTCTTAAGGAGGCTCTAACACATAAAAAGATCATTGCCAAAGGAGAAGAG CTGATGAGTCCTTTAAATCAAGAGCAGGCTGCTTCAGCACGGGACGCCTTATCTAAAGCAATATACGGTCGTACTTTTACTTGGCTGGTCAACAAAATTAATGACTCTCTGGCCTTCAAG GATGATTCATTCAACAGTAAGAGCGCTTCCGTCATTGGTCTACTGGACATCTATGGTTTTGAGGTATTTCAGAACAACAG TTTTGAGCAGTTTTGTATCAACTATTGTAATGAGAAGCTGCAGCAGCTCTTCATTGAACTGACTCTGAAGTCGGAGCAGGAGGAATATGAAGCCGAGGGAATTACG TGGGAGCCAGTGCAATATTTTAACAACAAGATCATTTGTGATCTTGTGGAGGAAAAGTTTAAAGGAATCATTTCCATCTTG GATGAAGAGTGTCTCCGGCCTGGAGATGCCAGTGACATCACCTTCCTGGAGAAGCTTGAGGACACTGTCGGTGGCCACGCACACTTCCTAAC TCACAAGCTGGCTGATGGAAAAACCCGTAAAGTGATGGGTCGTGAGGAGTTCAGATTGATCCACTACGCAGGAGAAGTCAACTACAATGTGAACG GCTTCCTGGACAAAAACAATGATCTCCTTTTCAGAAACCTGAAAGAG GCCATGTGTATGTCCGAAAATAAAATCCTCACTCAGTGTTTTGACCGAGAAGAACTCACAGACAAGAAACGCCCAGAGacg GCAGCAACTCAGTTCAAGAACAGCCTGGCGAAGTTGATGGAAATCCTGATGTCTAAGGATCCGTCTTACGTGCGCTGCATCAAGCCTAATGATGCCAAGCAAGCAG GGCGTTTTGATGAAGTCCTCATCAGGCACCAAGTAAAATACCTTGGTCTGATGGAAAATCTTCGGGTGAGGAGAGCTGGCTTTGCATACCGCCGTCGCTACGAGACCTTCCTGCAGAG GTATAAATCCTTGTGTCCACACACCTGGCCAAACTGGGATGGCCGTCTGGTCGATGGAGTGTCCACACTCGTCAAGCACCTCGGCTACAAACCTGAGGAGTACAAACTCGGCCG gaCCAAAATATTCATCCGCTTCCCCAAAACCTTGTTTGCAACCGAAGATGCACTAGAAGTCAAAAAACACAGCCTTG CTACCAAACTGCAGTCATCCTGGAAAGGCTACAGTCAAAAAACCAAATACCGTAACATGCGACAATCAGCTATCAAGGTCCAAGCCTGGTGGAGAGCTATTCTGGCCTGCAGAAAAGCAAAGCGTAGGAGAGATGCTGCCAACACCATCCGCAG GTTCATCAAAGGCTTCATCTACCGTCACCAGCCACGTTGCCCAGAGAATGAATACTTCCTGGATTACGTTCGATACTCCTTCCTAATGAAGTTGCACAGGAGCCTGCCCAAAACTGTTTTAGATAAGAGCTGGCCAACACCACCCCCCGCCCTCATTGAG GCTTCAGAGCAGCTCCGAAAACTCTGCATGCAGAACATGGTGTGGAAGTACTGCAAGAATATCAACCCGGAATGGAAACACCAG TTGGAGCAGAAGATGGTTGCAAGTGAAATCTTTAAGGACAAGAAGGACAACTACCCACAAAGCGTCCCAAAACTTTTTGTGGGCACAAGGCTCA atGGCGAGGACATCAACCCTAAATTGCAACAGGCTCTGGGGAATGAGAAGATGAAG TATGCTGTTCCAGTGACTAAATATGATAGAAACGGATACAAAGCACGCAACCGACAACTCCTGCTCATGGCAAACAGTGCCATCATTGTGGAGGAGGCAAAGCTCAAACAGTCTATCGACTACAGCTCACTGAAAG GGATTTCTGTCAGCTCTCTGAGTGACGGCATGTTTGTTCTCCATGTCGCTTGTGAAGACAATAAGCAGAAA GGTGATGTGGTGCTTCAGTGTGAGCATGTCATTGAGACGTTAACCAAAGTGGCCATCTGCGCTGACAAGATGAACAGCATTAACATTAACCAGGGAAg TATAAAGTTCAACATGGCACAAGGAAAAGAAGGGATCATAGATTTTACATCTGGCTCAGAGTTACTGATAGCCAAAGCTAAGAATGGACACCTTTCTGTG ACTGCCCCTCGCCTCAACTCAAGATGA